A region from the Triticum urartu cultivar G1812 chromosome 1, Tu2.1, whole genome shotgun sequence genome encodes:
- the LOC125533214 gene encoding F-box/LRR-repeat protein At1g06630-like — MEDAAAAAAVTPEMQVRKRPGPVRADGRQDPPPSGGLDLISRLPDAVLGTVVSLLRTKDGARTQALSRRWRPLWRSADAPLNLAAAPDLAGDDGSRAALVSRILSGHPGPARRLSLRLALALSPRSQGEADGWFRSASLAGLQDLEVTNLEWGSHYPLPPHPLLRFAPTLCLLRLGGCRFPFPGQASPPPRFPRLKQIMLFDVRISEDTLQSVISSCAVLQSVSLHNMSFSRLCISSPTLRSISVEGVFTFRELVIVDAPCLERLLPIYPNGGPATIRVIRAPRLEVLGFLSQGISRLHLGTSLSGTSKDSSTFRFLYMQPTRMIAVTMTTKMRTLKILVLECAQNLDFVVDFLKCFPCLEKLYVIFSEGKDMNIAPKYDQLDPIECLELHLKEVVLKNYCGGHRLYMDFAKFFLLNAKVLRKMEIGARYSYKSNCNIDDWMCYLRRQLQVENRASKDASVEVKVNKFTRHVRTHDLSVDDPFD; from the exons AtggaggacgcggcggcggcggcggcggtcacCCCCGAAATGCAAGTTAGGAAGAGGCCCGGACCTGTCCGAGCCGACGGCCGGCAGGATCCGCCGCCGTCGGGGGGCCTCGACCTCATCAGCCGCCTCCCCGACGCGGTGCTCGGCACCGTCGTGTCTCTCCTCCGCACCAAGGACGGCGCGCGCACGCAGGCCCTCTCCCGCCGCTGGCGGCCCCTCTGGCGCTCCGCCGACGCGCCGCTCAACCTCGCGGCGGCCCCCGACCTCGCGGGCGACGACGGTTCGCGCGCCGCGCTCGTCTCCAGGATCCTCTCCGGCCACCCCGGCCCGGCCCGCCGCCTCTCGCTCCGGCTCGCCCTCGCCCTCTCCCCCCGCAGCCAGGGCGAGGCCGACGGCTGGTTCCGCTCGGCGTCGCTCGCCGGCCTCCAGGACCTCGAGGTCACCAACCTGGAGTGGGGGAGCCACTACCCGCTGCCGCCGCACCCGCTGTTGCGCTTCGCGCCCACGCTATGCTTGCTCAGGCTCGGCGGCTGCCGGTTCCCATTCCCCGGCCAGgcctcgccgccgccgaggtTTCCGCGCCTCAAGCAGATCATGCTGTTCGATGTACGCATCTCGGAGGACACTCTGCAAAGCGTCATCTCCAGCTGCGCTGTTCTCCAAAGCGTCTCGCTGCACAACATGAGCTTCAGTCGCCTGTGCATCAGCTCGCCGACTCTCAGGAGCATCAGCGTCGAAGGTGTCTTCACCTTCCGGGAGCTGGTCATTGTCGACGCCCCTTGCCTCGAGAGGTTGCTGCCGATTTACCCAAACGGTGGTCCGGCGACCATACGGGTAATCCGGGCTCCTAGGCTGGAGGTACTTGGTTTCTTGTCTCAAGGCATATCCAGGCTCCACCTTGGAACCAGTCTTTCAGGTACTAGCAAGGATAGTAGCACATTCAGATTTCTTTATATGCAGCCTACT AGAATGATTGCTGTCACCATGACAACCAAAATGCGCACGCTGAAGATTTTGGTTCTTGAATGTGCTCAGAATCTGGATTTTGTTGTTGACTTCCTCAAGTGCTTCCCCTGCTTGGAGAAGCTCTATGTCATT TTCAGTGAAGGAAAGGATATGAATATTGCGCCGAAGTATGATCAGCTTGATCCAATTGAATGCCTTGAACTCCATCTAAAAGAAGTGGTGTTGAAGAATTACTGTGGTGGTCATAGGCTATATATGGACTTTGCCAAGTTCTTTCTTTTGAATGCGAAAGTGCTAAGGAAAATGGAAATCGGAGCCCGTTACAGCTACAAGTCCAACTGCAACATCGACGACTGGATGTGTTATCTACGTAGGCAGCTACAAGTGGAGAATAGAGCTTCCAAAGATGCAAGCGTTGAAGTAAAAGTTAATAAATTCACTCGCCACGTACGTACTCACGATTTGTCAGTGGACGATCCTTTTGACTGA